TCGTCGCGCCGATGCGCTCGGCGAGCGGGCGGGAGCTCAGAGCGGCGGCCCCCAACCTCGCGCTGCTCGAGAAGGTCGCGCGGCTCAGCGGGGGACGCGTGGGGGCGGCGGCGGGGGAGATCCTGGCGGCGCGGCCGGGGGTGGCGCGCGAACGGCTGCCGCTCGGCGCGTGGGCCGTCACGCTCGCGTTGGCGCTGATCCTCGCGGACGTCGCCGCCCGCCGGCTCCTGCGCTGAAGGCGTTGGGCGCGGCCGGGTCAGCCAGCGCGTTGGGCAGCCTCGGGATAGTGTGCCCGCGGCTGGCCGTGCCGGCGCACGGTGACCCGGATGCCGCGCTCCGCGAGCCAGGCGAACTCCTCGCGAAGCTCCGCGAGCCCTGCGTCGCTCACGTTCATCGGCACGCTCACCTCGAGACGGGAGCCGGGGCCGCTGCGCACCGCATCCTGGACGATCGTCTCCGTGGTGTAAGGCGTGAGCCAACCGCCCCGCAGGAGATCGCCGTTGGCATGGCGGGACGGCGGAACGATGCGCACCCAGACGAAGACCGGCTCGCGGCCGCTCTGGGCGTCCGCCTCCGCCACCCGCCGCTCCTCATCGAGACGCTGGATGGCATCGACCAGGTCCCCGTACGTGCCGATGCCCTGCAGCACCCGTTCGGGGACCTTGATGCCGAACTCGTCCTCGAAAGCGAGCCACAGCTCGACGAGATCGAGAGAGTCCGCCGCAAGGTCGTCAGCGAGCGAGACCTCGGGCGTCAGCTCTTCGGGACCGACGCCCAGTTGGGTAGCGACCACCCGCTGCACCCGCGCCTCCACGGACTCGGCGGGAGCACGCCACCGCGCCCCGATGCTGCTACCCTCGGCGAGATGGCCGAAAAGCCGGCGGAGCGGGGCGACCCGTTGCGGTTCCGCGGGCTCGCGCCGGACGATACCCCTCCAGATCCCGTCCAGGATCATTGCCCTGCCTTCCGATTCCCCTGGCACTGCGGCGTCTCAAGCCACGCCAGGAGCAACTTCGGTCAAAGAGAGGGAGGGAGGCACCGGCGCGGCGTCCACGGGTACAACTGCTAACCTGCAGAGCTCTCCGAAGAACAGTGACCGTGCCTTCTCTTCGCATCCCCTCCTCAAGTCATTCACCCGTGGACGCCTCGCCCGGTAACCACCAAGCGTGCCCTATTGCACGCCCAGCAGGCTATGCCTGTCCCCAACGGGGCAAGCGCACGGTACCGGAGCAAGAGCGATGCCGCGCTCCGGCGCCGGCAAAACAGGCAAAAAAGGGGAAGCTCTTGCGCTCTCCCCCCTGGACGTTTCATAAGGTTGCGTCATGCCGCACGACATTCTGCGAC
The nucleotide sequence above comes from Deltaproteobacteria bacterium. Encoded proteins:
- a CDS encoding acyl carrier protein is translated as MILDGIWRGIVRREPAEPQRVAPLRRLFGHLAEGSSIGARWRAPAESVEARVQRVVATQLGVGPEELTPEVSLADDLAADSLDLVELWLAFEDEFGIKVPERVLQGIGTYGDLVDAIQRLDEERRVAEADAQSGREPVFVWVRIVPPSRHANGDLLRGGWLTPYTTETIVQDAVRSGPGSRLEVSVPMNVSDAGLAELREEFAWLAERGIRVTVRRHGQPRAHYPEAAQRAG